In Drechmeria coniospora strain ARSEF 6962 chromosome 03, whole genome shotgun sequence, the DNA window CATCTCGGGCCTCGCCCGCGAGCGCTCGAGCCTCAAGGCGAGCCCCATGGACATGTCCATGGTCGCGACGCTCCGCGACCAGCTGGAGAAGAACGAGaggcagctcgtcgagatgcGCGAGGCTCACTccatccaggaggaggccCTGACGTCGGAGCTCGCGGCCCTCCGGAAGTCGTCCAAGGAAAACCCGACGGTCGTGGCGGGCGATTcgtccaaggcggcggcgaacgaACCCTCGCGAGAGCATGACGAAACGGTGGCCAGGCTGCGGAGCGAACTGGGCAACTGGGAAGGCAATCACaagaccgtcgtcgacgcgatGCGAGCCACCGAGGCCGGCCTTTGCCGCAccgtcgagaagctcgaggccgagatcgCCGCCCTCTGCGCAGCCATGTCCGGCGcggagacggaggcgagcgccgacggaggcgagacggcgtcggagtCGGAGCTGAAGCGCCAAGGCCTCGTCCGTTTCCTTCGCAACGAGATTGACGAGTACAAGGCCGTCATCAACGGCAACGCGACCAAGGTGACGGAGCTGGAGACGGCCCACGCTGCCACCAAGGCTGAGCTGGCGAGCATGACCGCGGCGCATGGCGATGCGCTTCAGGAAGCCGCTCGTCTCAAGGAGATGACTGCCAAGATGGAGGAGCAGATTGCCGCTtacgaggaggcggccgggAAGCAGCGGGAAACGCTGGCGAAACTTGCGTCGGACCACGCCGACGACACGGCATGGAAGGCTCGCGAGCTGCAGAATCACGAGAAGCAAGTCGAGCTTCTCAAGGCGGAGCACGCCGAGTCGATTcggacgacggagacggcgctGCGACAAGCGACGGACGAGCTGACCAAGGTTGCGACGCAGCTGTCGCTTGCCGTGGGCGCCGaagtcgaggccgacaagctcGCGGAGCAAATCGACAAGCTGGCCGCCGCGCAGAGGTgcctggccgaggagcgcatcaaggcggccgagatgacgACGCAGGTGGCCGAGCTGACCAGCATCAACGGCACGATGACGCGcgacctcgaggcggccaaggccgagctggccggcatgctcgtcgagcaggaggGGGCGTCGCTCGCGTCGCTCGCGGACCAGCTGGCGGCCGTCAAGAGCAGAATGTcggacctcgaggccaagaaCAAGAAGAACAGCCGGCtcatcgaggagctcgaggagcagctgcagCACAACTTTGACGAGGCGCAGATAACGAACAACCGGCTGAGCACGCTGCAGACGGAGCGCAAcgcgcagctcgaggaggccctGTCGGCTCGGTCGAAGCTCCAGACGGAGCTCGACGCGGTCCGCGAGGAGCACGCCTCCCTGCAGGTGAGCGGCCAGAGGGGTGTcgagagggcggcgagcgggCATCGGCTGACAGGCTCGCAGACCAAGTATCAGGAGGTTGCCGGCCCGGACGAGGTAAGGCGATCgaactcgacgacgacgatccgcCGGAGTCCGTCCCACCCGtccctgccgtcgccgccgccggcgatccccctgccgccgctgcccaGCGCCGCGACGAGAagcgcgtcgccgacgaacGGACCGGTGCCCTCGCCCACGTCGACGCTCGCCCCGGGCAGGGACAACGCGGGCGCGACGCAGGCGACGGAGGATCAGGAGGTCAGGATTCGGGCCATCGAGAAGGCCCTCTACGCCGAGCGGCAGCTGACGCAgacgctcgaggaggcgctCACGGACCTCGAGAAGCAGTCGaacaaggtcaaggccgacggcgacgcgtggaggaggcgggcgacggagctcgagggcgagatcaaggagctcaaggacCGTCCGGCGGCCGGGTCGCCGCAGGACAACCGCTGGAGCAtccacgccgtcgaggaggagcgcaAGAAGcggcaggcggccgaggcggcgaggaagcagctcgaggagaggATGAACGCCATCAGCAAgagcaagaagaagaagggcaGTCTCAACTGCTTCTAGGAGGGGCGGAGCGGCAGCCGGAGGCCGGGCCGGagagacggcgaggacgattgAGACGATTCACGGACCGCGTCGCACGGCTGACCGGACCGCCTTTGTTTGACCACTGTTTATTTCACGCAGCGAGCATGGCCGGCCGGTGCGATTTGCTCGCCTCGGGGGCACACTCACCCACGGGAACGGGCCGGACGTTGCGAAGCACGCACATATGAGGAAGGGAACGATACCACGTACATTCGGCATGACGAAGGCGAGGGACGGAGATTACGATGAATTGAGTCATGATAGGGTTCGCGTTGAATACACGGTTGGATTGCATGTTGGCGGAGAGTGTGCGCttgctcgacgccgctgGATTGCATGTTCGCGGAGAGCGTGCGcttgctcgacgccgcctcggcgcacGTTGGTCCCCGGGCCGTGTGGTGAtggagaggacgacgaggaagccggcgaggacgacgaggaagccggcgaggacgacgaggaagccggcgaggacgacgaggaagccggcgaggaccGTCTGCCTGCTCGGGCAAGACCACGGAGCAAGCTTCGGCCGCCTCATCCTCGCTCCTGGTCGTGCTCCGAAGGGAGAGCGGCGGGAAACCAGCCGTGATGGTCAAggtcgacggccagctcgccgagAGCGCCGGTCGTGACATGGACGCCCTCGGCACGCAGGGCCTCGGCCTGATTCCTCGCACCTTCGGGGTTCGACCTGGCACGTCCGTCACACGTCGTCAGTCAACGCCAGCTCTTCGGCGACGGATGGGGCGGGCGGCGCGGCACCTCGGCGACACGATGCCCCGGGCGCTGATGACGCGCTGCCACGGCACGTTGAAGATGTTGAAGCGCGCCG includes these proteins:
- a CDS encoding MGMT family protein, with protein sequence MARSDEAEAFFHAVYSAVQEIPAGKVTSYGHIARLVGTRASLVSASTTPGPPRRMVVLTKRSPKPSGLVRSNPEGARNQAEALRAEGVHVTTGALGELAVDLDHHGWQTVLAGFLVVLAGFLVVLAGFLVVLAGFLVVLSITTRPGDQRAPRRRRASARSPRTCNPAASSKRTLSANMQSNRVFNANPIMTQFIVISVPRLRHAECTWYRSLPHMCVLRNVRPVPVGECAPEASKSHRPAMLAA